DNA sequence from the Prinia subflava isolate CZ2003 ecotype Zambia chromosome 20, Cam_Psub_1.2, whole genome shotgun sequence genome:
CCCCAGTAACACACTAATAACATCCCAATAACATGCTGGTAACACCTCCGGTAACAGGCCAGCAACATACTAATAACACCCCAGTAACACATCAATAATAACCCAGAAACACATCAATAACATCCCAGTAAAACATCAATAACACCCCAGTAACACATCAAGAACACTCCACTAACACAATAATAATATCCCAGCAACATACTAATCACATTCCAATTACATGCCAGTAACACCCCAGTAACAGGCGAGAGTAACAGAGTAATAGTACTCCAATAACATGCTGATAAACCCCTGGTAACAGGCCAGTAACATACTAATAACAGGCCAGTAACATACTAATAACACCCCAGTAATACATCAGCAACACTCCAGTAACACGGCAATAACACTTCAGTAATACATCAATAACACCCCAGTAACATGGCAATAACACCCCAGTGGCATAGTGATGATACTCCAGTAACATGCTGATAATACCCCGGTAACACGGCAATAACACCCCGGTAACCGCGGTCACCCCGCTGTGTCGCCGGTACCGAGCGCGGCCTCCTCCCGCCGGCAGCGCCTGCCGGGCGcggggctggtgctgtgcccGGCCGGACCCCGCACACCCGAACCCCCAgcctggcccggcccggcccggccctgccggggccccgcggccgccccggcccccCGCGCTCACCGGCGCTcccgggccccgccggccccgctgcggccccgcccggcccggcctggcCCCGACGCGTTtccggccgcggggccgccgggaGCTGCGGGCCCGGAACCGCCATGGCCGGCaccggcagcggcagcggccCCGCGCTGGAAACCGTGAGGGACACGGGGAGCGGGGGGgtcgggatcgggatcgggatcgggatcgggatcgggatcgggatcgggatcggggTCGGGGTCGGGgtcgggatcgggatcgggatcggggTCGGGgtcgggatcgggatcgggatcggggTCGGGgtcgggatcgggatcgggatcgggatcggggTCGGGGTCGGGGTCGGGATCGGGGTCGGGATCGGGgtcgggatcgggatcggggTCGGGATCGGGgtcgggatcgggatcggggTCGGGGTCGGGATCGGGGTCGGGGGCGCCGCTCGCTCCCTTACAGGAGGGGAGCGGGCGGCCCGGGCTCCGCTCCCGAGGAAAAGCAGCCTCAcgttgtgccaggggagggctgggtgcGGTGTTAGGGAAGAACGCTTCGCGGGAAGGGCTGTCCCGGCCCGGCACAGCcgcccggggcagcggcggaGTGCCCGTCCTGCAGGGATGTGAAAgccgtgtggatgtggcacagGAGGACATGGGTTAGGGCGGCCtcggcagtgctggggaggggttGTGCTCGGTggtcttggagggcttttccaacccaaactgttccgTGCTTCCGTGACTCTGTCATTCCCAAGCCTGGCTTGGTGGTAGGGCACCCTCACGTGTGGTGGGGTGGCATTGGCATCAGGACAAATCGTGTCCGGATGGCTCCAAGGGACATCCTGACATCCTGTGGTGAACAACAGCAGGCGGAGGTCAGGGCTAACCTGGTTTAAAACTGGGTGGAATTTTGGAGCTTTCCCACTTCTCTGAAGGTGTTTtggtcccacagcagcagcagaggtggccCAGCGAGATCCACAACCCCCCAGTTTCTCGGGGAAGCTGAGCACGGGAGCTGATCCTCACCCTTCAAGTGTCCCTGGCCTCAGGGGGGTTTCAGCTTCTCTTCCCTGTCCCTGGTGACAGATCCAGGCAGACGGGACAGACGGGAACTGCGTCACGTTTGTGCTGCACGACGAGGATCACACCCTGGGCAACTCCCTGCGCTACATGGTCATGAAGAAGTGAGTGGGGCTTCCAAGGGACCTCCGTGCCCTGCTCTGGCCTTCTCCTTCCTGATCCACACCTCAGCTGTTGCTGGCATGAGGCAGATGGTCCCAAAGGCCCTCTGAGCACACCCTTGCAGCCCTTGTGTCAGACATggagccctgctcctccttctccttgtgCTGTGCCCTGAGAGCACCAACAGCCCTTAAAGGGCCTAACCAGCCTCTCCTGAGCCTCTACCCATacccttccctgcccaggaaCCCAAGTTAAGCTCAGCCCAGGGCTTTCAGtccctcctgagctgctggaggagtaACTGGACTCCATttgctgcccagagaggctgtggatttccatccctggaactgtCCCAGTCTGGGTTggacagggcctggagcaccCTGCAGCATGGGcgtgggactggatgagctttaaggtccctgtGATAAATCACTGACAACACAAAAGAGGCTGCTGGCCAGAGCTGGGGGCCAAAGCTCCAGCACTCAGCTTAGCAGGAGGGAGAGGCCCTGCAACGTTTTGGGAACTTCTCCTAAAGGGGCCCTTCCTGCTGTGGAGCCATTCTGGAAAGGGCTGAATGACCTGATGGGTGTTTGGTGCTCAACACCTTTGAGGTGAGACATTCCTGTGGAGCTCAGGGCCAGTTCTgtcctccagtgccctggaccaCTCAGCCTTTTccacccagcagagcagcagcaggtttggTTACAGGGAGAACTCCAAGCATCCAGGAtcctgtggcagagctggcactgctctgaTTGTGGTtacagctgtgtctgtgccctgcagagctccagctcagctcagagGGAGATGGGTGTGAGGGGACAAGGTCACACATGGACTTTCCTCTCAGCACATCCCTCCCCTAAGTTATTTAGACACATCCAGAGCCCCAGCAGGCCTAGGGTGCCCTGAGCCTCTGATTTTCCTGGGATTTGCCATGGATTGGCCTGGGTTTCactgctccctctcctctctgccctcctgcagccctgacGTGGAGTTCTGTGGCTACTGCATCACACACCCCTCGGAAAGCAAGATCAACTTCAGGATCCAGACCAGAGGtgaggctggggctgtccctcCGTGTCTGGGGCCCTGTTCTTATGGAATTCCCCATGCTCATGCCAGCTTCCCACTAGGAGTCtgttaaataaagaaaagccctttctccctgccctctgccaggcactgcagtgctgagccccttTCCTGAGCCTCACAGGCTGCTCCCAAATTCTGCTCCAGCTGCCGTGGGAAGCAGGAAGCTGCCTGGCtccaggcagctgggctggctgggagcagccctggcaccccgAGCTGTGTGGCTGGGGCACACCCCTGGGGAGGTGAGGACTGCCCTTGGGAAGCCACCTCCTGTGTCCCTAATCCATCTTTTCCCAAAGGAGCCCTTCCTGCTGTGGAGCCATTCCGGAAAGGACTGAATGACCTGATGGGTGTTTGCCAACACGTGCTCAATACCTTTGAGGTGAGACATTCCTGTGGAGCTCAGGGTCAGTTCTGTCCCCTGGGCCATTCCTGTGGAGCTCAGGGTCAGTTCTGTCCCTTGGGCCATTCCTGGGAGCTCAGGGTCAGTTCTGTCCCTTGGGTCATTCCTGAAGAGCTCAGGGTCAGTTCTGTCCTGTGATTCCAAAGGGAGAGGCCATGGCCTGTGTTGGAGACACTTTTGGCAGGAAAACCGGGAGGTTTTTGGACAGGCTCTGCCTGATCCGTGGCATGGCCTGTCTCCCTTTACTTTGGAGTGACTGTAAAGGTCACTTTCTCCCAAAAGCACCTGGAGCTCTGTCAGAGCTTTCCAGGGCAGAGGAGTCCCAGTACAGCAGGGTGGTGGCTCTGTGCTACCCAGGGACATCTTGGTGACATTTGTGCTTTGCTCTTGTTTCAGAGGAGCATGAAGGAGTTCAGAGcacagaaggaggaggagatgcaGTAGCCTTTGGGAGGGGCATGGATGTCCATGGATGTGTGACTTCTGTGTGTTGAATTCCCTGTGTCTAAACaaggcttttttgttgttttatttttttatgactttgctgcaaaatgtattttctttaataataaaGTTTATTAATTTACATGCTGCAGAGCTGATGCTGtgtcctgctcagcacagggatggaaggTCATAGAATGTGGACACAGATTGCTCCGCAGATTGGAAAATCTATGGAAAATGGGCTGGTCTTGATATTCCTCAgtctctgttttctttgaaaCCAAATTGTCTTTATGATTTATTTGtaaaacatttacatttcagtGAAAGTTAAGCTAAAAAATCCACCCCAACACCTGGGAAATGTTTTAATTGCAGGTCTCGTCTcttctccccttttcctctctccatttttttccatgacaaGGTAGaaggggggaaagaaggaaaagagagagagggaaaagagagatgtgggaaaaccaacaaaaaatcatcaaaaagCTGGTAAATACAACTTTTTCATGTAGTTTTTCTGAAAGTTTTGGCAAGAATGTTAGAATGGGATCACATGGACTCACAGTCACATGGAATCACATGGATTGCAGTCACAGACTGGGTGGGGAGGGACCTGCAGTGCCTctcctcccacccctgccatgggcagagactccttccactgtcccaggctgctccaagccctgcccaacctggccttgaaaatTGCTGGAAAATCACCTGGGGCATGAATTATTGCCAAT
Encoded proteins:
- the LOC134560720 gene encoding DNA-directed RNA polymerases I and III subunit RPAC2-like, whose translation is MAGTGSGSGPALETIQADGTDGNCVTFVLHDEDHTLGNSLRYMVMKNPDVEFCGYCITHPSESKINFRIQTRGALPAVEPFRKGLNDLMGVCQHVLNTFERSMKEFRAQKEEEMQ